The following are encoded in a window of Cytophagia bacterium CHB2 genomic DNA:
- the sucC gene encoding ADP-forming succinate--CoA ligase subunit beta, whose translation MKIHEYQAKEILRKFEVAVPKGKVAKTPEEVGVIAHELGGKVVVKAQIHAGGRGKGGGVKLAQDAHEAYEIARKMIGMQLVTPQTGPEGKRVNQVLIEQALNIARELYAGIVLDRASSQLVFMASTAGGMEIEKVAEETPELILKEYVDPLTGLRASQARKLAFGLGLEGEAFKNAVKFFLALYRACVASDCSLAEINPLIVTAEGQVLALDAKMNFDDNALFRHADILKLRDLNEEDLLEVEASKYNLNYVRLDGNVGCMVNGAGLAMGTMDIIKLAGGMPANFLDVGGGANPQTVENGFKIILSDPNVKA comes from the coding sequence TTGAAGATTCACGAATATCAAGCCAAAGAAATTTTGCGCAAATTCGAGGTGGCAGTACCGAAAGGTAAAGTTGCCAAAACGCCGGAAGAAGTAGGCGTGATTGCGCATGAGTTGGGCGGCAAGGTGGTTGTGAAAGCGCAAATTCACGCCGGCGGGCGCGGCAAAGGCGGCGGCGTCAAGCTGGCGCAAGATGCGCATGAGGCTTATGAAATCGCGCGCAAGATGATTGGCATGCAGCTCGTCACCCCGCAAACCGGGCCGGAAGGCAAGCGCGTTAATCAAGTGCTGATCGAACAGGCATTGAACATTGCGCGCGAGTTGTATGCCGGCATCGTGCTGGATCGTGCGTCGTCCCAACTCGTTTTCATGGCGAGCACGGCGGGCGGCATGGAAATCGAAAAAGTGGCGGAAGAAACGCCCGAGCTGATTTTGAAAGAGTACGTCGATCCGCTGACCGGCTTGCGCGCGTCGCAAGCGCGCAAGCTCGCGTTCGGCCTGGGATTGGAAGGCGAAGCGTTCAAGAACGCGGTGAAGTTTTTCCTGGCTCTGTATCGCGCATGCGTCGCGTCGGATTGTTCGCTCGCCGAGATCAATCCGTTGATCGTGACGGCCGAGGGCCAGGTGCTGGCGCTTGACGCCAAAATGAATTTCGACGACAACGCACTGTTTCGCCACGCCGACATTCTTAAACTGCGCGATTTGAATGAAGAGGATCTGCTGGAAGTCGAAGCTTCGAAGTACAATCTGAATTACGTCCGGCTCGATGGCAACGTCGGCTGCATGGTCAACGGCGCGGGCCTGGCCATGGGCACGATGGACATCATCAAGCTGGCCGGCGGCATGCCCGCAAACTTTCTCGATGTCGGCGGCGGCGCGAATCCCCAAACGGTCGAAAACGGTTTCAAAATCATTCTCTCCGATCCCAATGTCAAAGCGA